A DNA window from Mariprofundus aestuarium contains the following coding sequences:
- the cysD gene encoding sulfate adenylyltransferase subunit CysD, whose protein sequence is MSEREISEHKLTQLKALEAESIHIIREVVAEFRNPVMLYSVGKDSSVLLHLARKAFYPAPLPFPLLHVDTGFKFKEMYQFRDDYCKEVGADLIVRKNEDAIAKGMNPKDHGVARCCGALKTQGLLDALEEGEYDAAFGGARRDEERSRAKERVFSMRDEFGQWDPKNQRPELWSLYNGRIHEGESVRVFPISNWTEMDVWLYIREEKIPIVPLYFAKERLMVERKNLLIPYYEEMKDQLLEGEEPKMVMSRFRTLGCSPCTGAVRSDATNMDEIVIEAAAARRSERETRIIDHGSNSMEDKKKEGYF, encoded by the coding sequence ATGTCTGAACGTGAAATATCAGAACATAAACTGACACAGCTTAAAGCGCTGGAGGCGGAGTCGATTCATATCATCCGTGAAGTGGTGGCGGAGTTCCGCAACCCTGTGATGCTCTATTCGGTGGGTAAGGATTCAAGCGTGCTGCTGCATCTGGCACGCAAGGCTTTCTATCCTGCACCGCTGCCGTTTCCGCTGCTGCATGTGGATACCGGTTTCAAGTTCAAAGAGATGTATCAGTTTCGCGATGACTACTGCAAAGAGGTGGGCGCCGATCTGATCGTGCGAAAAAACGAGGATGCGATTGCCAAGGGCATGAATCCGAAGGATCACGGTGTGGCCCGCTGCTGCGGCGCACTGAAAACTCAGGGGCTGCTCGATGCGCTGGAAGAGGGTGAGTATGACGCTGCCTTTGGTGGTGCACGTCGCGATGAGGAGCGAAGCCGGGCCAAAGAGCGTGTCTTCTCGATGCGAGATGAGTTCGGCCAGTGGGATCCGAAGAACCAGCGTCCTGAGTTGTGGAGCCTCTACAATGGTCGTATTCATGAAGGTGAGAGCGTACGTGTATTTCCGATCTCCAACTGGACCGAGATGGATGTCTGGCTCTATATCCGCGAGGAGAAGATTCCGATTGTACCGCTCTACTTTGCCAAGGAGCGCTTGATGGTGGAGCGCAAGAATTTGCTGATTCCCTACTATGAAGAGATGAAGGATCAGCTGCTTGAAGGCGAGGAGCCGAAGATGGTGATGAGCCGTTTCCGTACGCTGGGTTGCAGTCCGTGTACCGGTGCCGTGCGTTCGGATGCAACGAACATGGATGAGATTGTCATCGAGGCAGCAGCAGCACGCCGCTCGGAGCGTGAAACGCGTATCATCGATCACGGCTCCAACAGTATGGAAGACAAAAAGAAAGAGGGTTACTTCTGA
- a CDS encoding phosphoadenylyl-sulfate reductase translates to MSALIEQAVKLLRVAKETHGDALVYPCSMGLEGSVMVDLICRNGLDIPIMTLDTGRLPQATYDVVSAFEERYGIRVRVLFPDCHEVEAMVREHGVNLFRKSVELRKDCCEIRKVRPLMRALEGKEAWITGRRRQQSKGRADLQLIETDVVYGLKKYNPLLEWSLNDVEEYVRTNGVPYNRLHDAHYQSIGCECCTRAITVGEDERAGRWWWENDDGVAECGLHVMSIKQVTGDIEDGEGI, encoded by the coding sequence ATGAGTGCTTTAATTGAACAGGCAGTGAAGCTGCTGAGAGTGGCCAAGGAGACCCATGGCGATGCTCTGGTCTACCCGTGCTCCATGGGGCTGGAAGGCTCGGTGATGGTGGACCTGATCTGCAGAAATGGCCTCGATATCCCTATTATGACACTTGATACCGGGCGTCTGCCGCAGGCAACCTATGATGTAGTTTCTGCCTTTGAGGAACGCTACGGGATACGGGTCAGGGTTCTTTTTCCCGACTGCCATGAAGTTGAAGCGATGGTTCGTGAGCATGGGGTAAACCTGTTCAGGAAGTCGGTAGAACTGCGCAAGGACTGCTGTGAAATTCGCAAGGTTCGGCCGCTGATGCGGGCACTGGAAGGTAAAGAGGCGTGGATTACCGGCAGGCGCCGCCAGCAGTCGAAGGGGCGTGCCGATCTTCAATTGATTGAAACTGATGTGGTGTACGGTTTGAAAAAGTACAACCCGTTGCTGGAGTGGAGCCTGAACGATGTGGAGGAGTATGTGCGCACCAACGGTGTGCCATACAACAGGCTTCATGATGCCCACTATCAGTCCATCGGTTGCGAATGCTGTACGCGTGCCATCACGGTGGGCGAGGATGAACGTGCCGGTCGCTGGTGGTGGGAAAATGATGACGGTGTGGCAGAGTGCGGCCTGCATGTGATGAGTATCAAGCAGGTAACTGGCGATATCGAAGATGGTGAAGGAATTTAA